From one Bacteroidota bacterium genomic stretch:
- a CDS encoding restriction endonuclease subunit S: MKREIPKLKDYCIKISSGGTPSRDTNEYFENGTIPWVKSKELKSNIILKTEEKITLQGLKNSSTKLYPIDTVLLAMYGVNIGQVGYLGIEATINQAICGIITNKKILDPKFLYYYLTSIPSYFDSVSFGAAQQNINQDLIKNLKIEIPELITQQLIASILSAYDDLIEVNNQRIKLLKETARELYKEWFVRMRFPGYKKAKFVKGVPEGIGEVKYFKDFIKLNRGFDLPEEKIKEGSYPVIASTSIKGYHNQYKVKGPIITTGRSGSLGTVLFVNQDGWPLNTSLYVKDFKSNEPLYLYYTLKLIDFESFNTGAGVPTLNQNHLHKLKMWVADEVLQKKFKKWLSQCSNKLRF, encoded by the coding sequence ATGAAACGAGAAATACCGAAGTTAAAAGATTATTGCATTAAAATATCCAGTGGAGGCACTCCAAGTAGGGATACAAATGAATACTTTGAGAATGGTACTATTCCATGGGTTAAATCCAAGGAGCTCAAGAGTAACATTATCTTAAAAACCGAAGAGAAAATTACTTTGCAAGGTTTAAAAAATTCATCCACAAAATTGTACCCTATTGATACCGTATTGTTGGCAATGTACGGTGTGAATATAGGACAGGTTGGCTACTTAGGTATTGAGGCAACTATAAATCAAGCCATTTGTGGAATTATTACAAATAAGAAAATACTTGACCCAAAATTTCTATACTATTATTTAACATCAATCCCATCATATTTTGATTCTGTTTCATTTGGTGCGGCACAACAGAATATTAATCAGGATTTAATTAAAAATTTAAAAATCGAAATTCCTGAACTTATAACCCAACAACTCATCGCCTCCATCCTCTCTGCCTATGATGATTTAATAGAAGTAAACAACCAACGCATCAAACTGCTGAAAGAAACAGCCCGTGAGTTGTACAAAGAATGGTTTGTAAGGATGCGGTTTCCGGGGTATAAGAAGGCGAAGTTTGTGAAGGGGGTGCCGGAGGGTATTGGAGAAGTCAAGTATTTCAAAGATTTTATAAAACTTAATCGAGGATTTGATTTACCTGAGGAGAAAATTAAAGAAGGAAGCTATCCAGTTATTGCTTCTACCAGTATAAAAGGATATCACAATCAATATAAAGTAAAAGGCCCTATAATAACGACTGGCCGTTCAGGTAGTTTGGGAACAGTTCTTTTTGTTAATCAAGATGGCTGGCCATTGAATACTTCACTTTATGTAAAAGATTTCAAGAGCAATGAACCTTTATATCTTTACTATACATTGAAACTTATAGATTTTGAATCGTTCAATACAGGTGCAGGTGTGCCGACACTAAATCAAAATCATTTACACAAATTAAAAATGTGGGTTGCAGATGAAGTACTTCAAAAGAAGTTTAAAAAATGGTTGAGCCAATGTTCCAACAAGTTGAGATTTTAA